From Laspinema palackyanum D2c, one genomic window encodes:
- a CDS encoding NADH-quinone oxidoreductase subunit K, whose product MLEAFVVATILCGFFGILFKKNLLMKIFSMDIMSTGVIAYYVFVASRGGFVSPIVDANGAEKVAYADPVPQAVILTAIVIGFSIQALMLVGVMKLSRDNPTLEITEIEKNNTP is encoded by the coding sequence GTGTTAGAAGCTTTTGTCGTTGCGACCATTTTATGCGGATTCTTTGGAATTCTTTTTAAAAAGAACCTATTGATGAAAATTTTCTCAATGGATATCATGAGTACAGGGGTCATTGCCTATTATGTATTCGTGGCATCCCGAGGGGGTTTCGTTAGCCCTATTGTTGACGCCAATGGGGCTGAAAAAGTAGCCTACGCCGATCCAGTTCCCCAAGCCGTAATTTTAACGGCAATTGTGATTGGATTTTCAATTCAGGCTTTAATGTTAGTGGGGGTCATGAAATTATCCCGGGATAATCCAACGTTAGAAATCACCGAAATCGAAAAAAATAATACCCCATGA
- a CDS encoding cation:proton antiporter, translating into MNTLTIAWMALPFFAGFTIFILPQLDRYLVSFTAVASAVFAVKVFLMDSPLALQLLDSAGVTLLIDQLSGYFILTNALVTAAVILYCLQTGKSSFFYAQMIILHGSLNAAFICTDFMSLYVALEVSGIGASLLVSYPRTDRSIWVALRYLFVSNIAMLFYLVGAVLVYKAHHSFSFEGLRGAPPEALALIFMALLTKAGIFVSGLWLPLTHSESETPVSALLSGIVVKAGAFPLVRCALIVEEVSPIVQLFGVGTAILGVSYGFFEKDTKRLLAFSTVSQLGWIISAPAVAGFYALTHGLVKSSLFLIAGNLPSRDFNTLQTKPMNTALWIPLVVASLSISGFPLLAGFEAKMLTLKDLLSWQSIPMNLAAVGTVICFSKLMFLPHGNAQPKQLPHLGFWLAIGLLLGGLIFANAVHYELYTVANILKSIGIVAVGAVIYLAGIQRWVFNLPRMFEEFEQLTGVMTLVAVLLFWLAWSWR; encoded by the coding sequence ATGAATACCCTGACGATCGCCTGGATGGCCCTGCCATTTTTTGCTGGCTTCACGATTTTTATTCTTCCGCAACTCGATCGCTACCTAGTCAGCTTCACAGCGGTGGCTTCGGCTGTGTTCGCTGTCAAAGTATTTTTAATGGACTCCCCGCTGGCTTTGCAACTCCTCGATTCAGCAGGGGTGACATTATTAATTGATCAACTGAGCGGTTACTTTATTTTAACCAATGCTTTGGTAACTGCGGCGGTGATTTTGTACTGCTTGCAAACTGGGAAAAGTTCCTTCTTTTATGCCCAGATGATTATTCTGCATGGTAGCCTCAATGCCGCCTTTATTTGCACCGATTTTATGAGCTTATATGTGGCGCTAGAGGTGAGCGGAATTGGGGCTTCGTTGCTGGTGAGCTATCCGAGAACCGATCGCTCGATTTGGGTGGCCCTGCGCTATCTGTTTGTCAGCAATATCGCCATGTTGTTTTATCTGGTGGGGGCAGTTCTGGTTTATAAAGCGCATCATTCCTTTAGTTTTGAAGGATTGCGCGGTGCACCCCCGGAAGCCTTGGCTTTAATTTTTATGGCATTATTAACCAAGGCCGGAATTTTTGTCTCGGGATTATGGTTACCCTTAACCCATTCAGAATCAGAAACCCCGGTTTCGGCCCTGTTGTCGGGAATTGTTGTCAAAGCCGGTGCATTTCCCTTAGTTCGTTGCGCGCTAATTGTAGAAGAAGTTAGCCCCATTGTCCAACTTTTTGGGGTGGGAACGGCGATTTTAGGGGTGAGTTATGGCTTCTTTGAAAAAGATACCAAGCGCCTGTTAGCTTTTAGCACAGTTTCCCAGTTAGGGTGGATTATTTCCGCCCCAGCAGTCGCGGGTTTTTATGCCCTCACCCACGGATTAGTGAAGTCCAGTTTATTTCTCATTGCCGGGAATTTGCCCAGTCGGGACTTCAACACCCTGCAAACTAAGCCGATGAATACCGCCTTATGGATTCCTCTTGTGGTAGCGAGTTTATCTATCTCGGGATTTCCTTTACTGGCGGGGTTTGAAGCTAAGATGTTAACCTTAAAAGATTTGCTTTCTTGGCAAAGCATTCCCATGAATTTGGCAGCGGTGGGAACCGTTATATGCTTTTCCAAATTGATGTTTCTGCCTCATGGCAATGCTCAACCTAAACAACTCCCTCATCTTGGGTTTTGGCTGGCGATCGGCCTGTTGCTGGGGGGATTAATTTTCGCCAATGCGGTTCATTATGAACTTTATACCGTTGCCAATATTCTAAAATCGATTGGAATTGTGGCAGTAGGTGCAGTGATTTATTTAGCAGGGATTCAACGGTGGGTTTTCAATTTACCCCGAATGTTTGAGGAATTCGAGCAATTGACCGGGGTGATGACTTTGGTGGCGGTTCTGCTGTTCTGGTTGGCTTGGAGTTGGCGTTAA
- a CDS encoding cation:proton antiporter, with translation MIGYLNLILRLIIWFLLTADLSLPNILIGVTISLLLPHNHKTRGQIQDWMRALWEIIVAVPIAYKEAFEIILFPHRFEDITMEQAPPRRSAGLIFLDIFLITFTPKTIVSRYHEEGWYEVHRLRRRRPL, from the coding sequence ATGATAGGATATCTGAATTTAATCTTACGATTGATCATCTGGTTTCTGCTGACGGCAGATTTGAGTTTACCCAATATTTTAATCGGAGTCACGATTTCCCTGCTGTTACCTCACAACCATAAAACTAGGGGGCAGATTCAAGATTGGATGCGGGCATTGTGGGAGATTATCGTGGCAGTTCCCATCGCCTATAAGGAAGCCTTTGAAATCATCTTGTTCCCTCATCGGTTTGAAGATATCACGATGGAACAAGCCCCCCCTCGTCGTTCCGCAGGATTAATCTTTTTAGACATCTTTTTGATTACCTTTACCCCCAAGACGATTGTTTCGAGATATCACGAAGAAGGCTGGTATGAAGTCCATCGTTTGCGCCGGAGAAGACCCCTATGA
- a CDS encoding monovalent cation/H(+) antiporter subunit G codes for MIDLLSYGCIGIGIFFWFWGTFPLLGERSVLYKLHALSVADTLGSMSITIGLLLKIPREWPLILLALISLAIWNTILGYVLAYCSLEQETHD; via the coding sequence ATGATTGACCTCTTGAGTTATGGTTGTATCGGGATAGGAATTTTCTTCTGGTTTTGGGGGACTTTTCCCTTACTGGGGGAGCGATCAGTGTTATATAAGCTCCATGCTCTTTCGGTGGCGGATACCCTGGGTTCGATGTCGATTACCATTGGATTGCTGCTGAAAATCCCGAGAGAATGGCCTTTAATCTTGCTTGCCCTGATTTCTTTAGCCATTTGGAATACAATTTTGGGATATGTTTTAGCCTATTGTTCCCTTGAACAGGAGACTCATGATTGA
- a CDS encoding DUF4040 domain-containing protein, producing MIDFYIYAIVALLPLSACMLVVQTDPFHALIIRGILGAVAALVYALLGAPDVALTEALMGTLLAVILSAVAVRSSMVMRLGFIEGEYPEGDRPAGKPIEDLRAVFAKRYMRLELVPYPDELALTQAFKEREIHAIYVKPAPVEHSDRTFTTTLEKVTGYQTTTRLKHLYEIMKDELPSEAKVTYFNPLISPLSSSEQH from the coding sequence ATGATTGATTTTTATATCTATGCGATCGTGGCGCTGTTGCCCTTATCGGCTTGTATGTTAGTGGTGCAAACCGATCCCTTTCATGCCCTAATTATTCGGGGGATATTAGGGGCAGTGGCGGCCTTGGTTTATGCCCTGTTGGGGGCCCCAGATGTGGCCTTAACAGAAGCGTTAATGGGTACCTTGCTGGCGGTTATCCTATCGGCGGTGGCGGTGCGTTCCTCCATGGTGATGCGCCTGGGGTTTATTGAAGGGGAATATCCAGAAGGCGATCGCCCAGCCGGAAAACCCATCGAGGATTTACGAGCAGTTTTTGCTAAACGGTATATGCGCCTTGAATTAGTTCCGTATCCCGATGAATTAGCTTTGACTCAAGCCTTTAAAGAAAGAGAAATTCATGCTATTTATGTGAAGCCCGCCCCGGTTGAACATAGCGATCGCACCTTCACCACGACCTTAGAAAAAGTAACCGGATATCAGACCACTACGCGGCTTAAGCATCTTTATGAAATCATGAAAGATGAACTGCCATCGGAGGCCAAGGTTACTTATTTCAACCCTTTAATTAGCCCCTTAAGTTCATCGGAGCAGCATTAA
- a CDS encoding Na(+)/H(+) antiporter subunit B — MKWIYLLAGIALSLKILFTSNSILTDESTLEIVQSVILESGVPNAVSAIILRNRLYDTIFEVVVFTIAIVGVKYLLANEEPTAHVHQFNDPPSIVLARLGATIAALVGVELAIRGHLSPGGGFAAGVAGGTAIGLIAITSSMELMQSLYKRWHTAIWEKISVIIFIGLSMFTLAGIELPHGQLGALVSGGMLPILNILVAIKVALGSWAAILLFIRYRGLL; from the coding sequence ATGAAATGGATTTATCTTCTTGCCGGGATAGCCCTTTCTCTAAAAATTTTATTTACCTCTAATTCCATTTTAACCGATGAAAGTACCCTAGAAATTGTACAATCGGTGATTTTGGAGAGTGGCGTTCCTAATGCAGTATCCGCGATTATTTTGAGAAATCGGTTATACGATACTATCTTTGAAGTCGTTGTTTTTACGATCGCCATTGTGGGAGTAAAATATTTACTGGCTAATGAAGAGCCAACCGCTCATGTCCATCAATTCAACGATCCGCCCTCCATTGTGTTAGCCCGTTTAGGAGCAACCATTGCAGCATTAGTCGGCGTTGAATTGGCAATTCGCGGCCATTTAAGCCCTGGGGGAGGATTTGCTGCGGGGGTAGCCGGAGGGACGGCGATCGGGTTAATCGCTATTACTTCATCTATGGAACTGATGCAGTCCCTTTATAAACGCTGGCATACCGCAATTTGGGAGAAGATTTCGGTCATCATTTTTATCGGATTATCCATGTTTACTCTGGCCGGAATTGAGTTACCTCACGGTCAGCTTGGAGCCTTGGTGAGTGGGGGAATGCTGCCCATCTTAAACATTCTCGTTGCCATCAAAGTAGCCTTGGGTTCATGGGCGGCAATTTTGCTATTTATTCGCTATCGAGGCTTATTGTGA
- a CDS encoding SWIM zinc finger family protein → MATFSRTWWGKRFIEALEDFTDSSRLGRGRGYAKNGKIKEYRIINNQITAKVRGSVNPYFGVYKEPLYTVKIEINPISPAQWSKAIKAIASNASFVSKLLMNEVPDNIDSAFADLKLHLLPDSRKDFKTSCSCPDYANPCKHIAGVYYLVAAQLDSDPFLLFELRGLSREDLQHELAKTPLGEALSASLHETAIAPEPSESYYTQPERVPVNATADLKEFWMGSKRLPPPPPPPQPAIVPAILIKKAGDFPPFWQKDISFLEVMSDFYTRVKTKNKEVL, encoded by the coding sequence ATGGCAACATTTAGCAGAACCTGGTGGGGAAAACGCTTTATTGAAGCATTAGAAGACTTTACCGATTCCAGCCGACTGGGAAGGGGTAGAGGGTACGCCAAAAACGGTAAAATCAAAGAGTATCGGATTATCAACAACCAAATTACCGCTAAAGTCCGGGGTTCGGTGAATCCCTATTTTGGGGTCTACAAAGAACCTCTCTATACGGTCAAAATTGAAATCAATCCGATTTCACCAGCGCAATGGTCCAAGGCGATTAAAGCCATTGCCTCCAATGCCAGTTTCGTCTCCAAACTATTAATGAATGAAGTGCCGGATAATATCGATTCCGCCTTTGCTGACTTGAAACTGCATTTACTTCCCGACAGTCGCAAAGACTTCAAAACAAGCTGTTCCTGTCCCGACTATGCCAACCCTTGTAAACATATTGCTGGAGTTTATTATTTAGTTGCAGCGCAATTAGATTCTGACCCATTTTTACTCTTTGAACTGCGGGGACTGTCTCGGGAAGACTTGCAACATGAACTCGCCAAAACTCCATTAGGAGAAGCGCTTTCTGCTTCCTTGCATGAAACGGCGATCGCCCCGGAACCCTCGGAATCCTATTACACCCAACCGGAACGAGTTCCCGTCAATGCCACCGCTGATTTAAAAGAGTTTTGGATGGGTTCCAAACGACTGCCACCGCCACCGCCACCCCCCCAACCGGCGATCGTTCCTGCTATTCTGATTAAAAAAGCCGGTGATTTTCCTCCCTTTTGGCAGAAAGATATTTCCTTCCTAGAGGTGATGTCCGACTTTTACACCCGCGTCAAAACCAAAAATAAAGAAGTTTTGTAA
- a CDS encoding DEAD/DEAH box helicase, with the protein MNILHGTWIPNNTSEFIRQGRFYLWVETIPKPRHKKPSLRHPAHLEKAELAEFLRANLGIPELVQNGIKNRISSQYFILPTTGDKPLPSVELFRYLEDEPPDTCEFHPWEIDCYHVEDIVKSDTLKSVTKTLNDLHFIAINNLAEVQLGADLMFWYQYSQVFKQIILKDQYIPALKYSSLTSTTGKGKKAKTVHTDEYYSYWEILSEQYEADIQQYSEAMPLACVSGFAAIPNPLELYERSSLLRHFSECLLNNLVGETPIPQTVSKQLEDSFIYTSKSSIKRSDVSREVYQQWATWKERLSGAQLTAPFYLCFQLKEGTSEQPDQWRINFVASSKKDPSLKLPLEEYWSLSRTDKKNFHKNFGADFEKNLLLNLGYAARMYPLLSKGLETDHPTGLEITLSEAFEFLKESAWILEDSGYKVIVPAWWTPEGRRRATLRLKASSKKKSAGQGNKGLFSLQQIIQYKYELSIAGQPVSEQEWQQLVEAKTPLVQFRGEWIELDAKKMQQMLEFWQSHKDEQPEMSLQEFMQKISDASEEIEVDQDEALAEMMAKLRDSSRLEPIENPAQLQGTLREYQKRGVAWVQYLEQLGLNGCLADDMGLGKSLQVIACLVLEREGGEKPLPTLLIAPTSVIGNWQREIERFAPHITSMVHHGSDRLKDEKEFKAESLKHDVVITSFTLARKDEKLFKGVKWHRVVVDEAQNIKNPQAAQTKAIAKLPSTHRLALTGTPIENRLLDLWSIFNFLNPGYLGKEAQFRKGFEMPIQKDNDPIKSTTLKRLVEPFILRRVKTDRSIIKDLPDKVEQKQYCNLTKEQASLYEAVVKDVAEQLEEAEGIQRKGLILSTLMKLKQVCNHPAQFLQDNSEFLPSRSHKLERLVEMVEEVIAEGGSLLIFSQFTQICEALEKYLKQTFHYKTHYLHGGTPREKREKMIAEFQDPETEPSIFILSLKAGGVGITLTKANHVFHFDRWWNPAVEDQATDRAFRIGQEKNVFVHKFIAIGTLEERIDRTLEDKKRLSSAIVGNDESWLTELDNDSFKQLIALNKQAILE; encoded by the coding sequence ATGAACATCCTTCATGGCACTTGGATCCCCAACAACACCAGCGAGTTCATTCGTCAGGGGCGATTTTACCTCTGGGTGGAAACGATTCCCAAACCCAGGCACAAAAAGCCCAGTTTACGCCATCCCGCCCATTTAGAGAAAGCGGAATTGGCGGAATTTTTGCGCGCCAACTTGGGAATTCCTGAACTCGTCCAAAATGGGATTAAAAATCGCATTTCATCTCAGTATTTTATTCTCCCCACCACCGGCGATAAACCCTTACCTTCCGTCGAACTGTTTCGCTACCTAGAAGATGAACCCCCGGACACCTGCGAGTTTCATCCTTGGGAAATTGATTGTTATCATGTCGAGGATATCGTCAAATCTGATACCCTAAAATCGGTCACTAAGACTTTAAACGATTTACATTTCATCGCCATCAATAATCTGGCGGAAGTCCAGCTAGGCGCTGATTTAATGTTTTGGTACCAATACAGCCAAGTTTTTAAACAAATTATTCTCAAAGACCAATACATTCCGGCCTTAAAATATTCTAGCCTAACCTCTACCACCGGAAAAGGGAAAAAAGCCAAAACCGTTCATACCGACGAGTATTATTCCTATTGGGAAATTTTATCGGAACAATACGAAGCCGATATTCAGCAGTATAGCGAGGCGATGCCCTTAGCCTGTGTTTCCGGTTTCGCTGCCATCCCCAACCCGTTAGAATTGTACGAACGGTCCAGTCTACTGCGCCATTTTTCTGAATGTTTATTGAATAATTTGGTAGGCGAGACTCCCATTCCCCAAACCGTCTCCAAACAGTTGGAAGACTCTTTTATATACACCAGTAAAAGTAGTATAAAAAGGTCCGATGTTTCCCGAGAAGTTTACCAGCAGTGGGCCACTTGGAAAGAACGGTTATCCGGCGCACAATTAACCGCCCCATTTTATCTCTGTTTTCAACTGAAAGAAGGAACCTCCGAACAGCCGGACCAGTGGCGGATTAACTTTGTAGCCTCTTCTAAAAAAGACCCTTCTTTGAAACTTCCGTTAGAGGAGTATTGGAGTCTCAGCAGAACCGATAAAAAAAACTTTCACAAAAACTTTGGGGCCGACTTTGAAAAGAATCTGCTGTTAAATTTGGGCTATGCCGCCCGGATGTACCCGTTACTCTCAAAAGGGCTAGAAACGGACCATCCCACAGGGTTAGAGATCACCTTATCAGAAGCCTTTGAGTTCCTCAAAGAAAGTGCCTGGATTTTAGAAGATTCCGGCTATAAAGTGATCGTTCCTGCTTGGTGGACACCGGAAGGACGCAGAAGGGCAACCCTCCGCCTGAAAGCCTCCTCGAAAAAGAAATCAGCAGGACAAGGGAACAAAGGTCTGTTTAGTTTACAGCAGATTATTCAATATAAATATGAGCTTTCCATTGCTGGACAGCCGGTGAGTGAACAGGAATGGCAGCAACTGGTGGAGGCGAAAACTCCTTTAGTCCAATTTCGCGGGGAATGGATTGAGTTAGACGCGAAAAAAATGCAGCAAATGCTGGAATTTTGGCAGTCTCATAAAGATGAACAGCCGGAAATGTCCTTGCAAGAGTTTATGCAAAAAATCAGCGATGCCTCGGAAGAGATTGAAGTGGACCAGGATGAAGCTTTAGCGGAAATGATGGCTAAACTTCGCGATAGTAGTCGTCTGGAACCGATTGAAAATCCGGCGCAGTTGCAAGGGACGTTGAGAGAGTATCAAAAACGCGGGGTTGCCTGGGTACAATATTTGGAACAGTTGGGACTCAATGGTTGTCTTGCTGATGATATGGGGTTGGGAAAATCTTTACAAGTGATTGCCTGTTTGGTGTTAGAACGAGAGGGGGGAGAGAAACCTTTACCGACGTTATTAATTGCCCCTACTTCGGTGATTGGGAACTGGCAACGGGAGATTGAACGGTTTGCACCTCATATTACTTCAATGGTGCATCATGGCAGCGATCGCCTCAAAGATGAGAAGGAATTCAAAGCCGAAAGTTTAAAACATGATGTGGTGATTACTTCGTTTACTTTGGCCCGCAAAGATGAAAAACTGTTTAAGGGAGTAAAGTGGCATCGCGTCGTAGTGGATGAAGCGCAAAACATCAAGAATCCGCAAGCGGCACAAACGAAGGCGATCGCCAAACTGCCCTCCACCCATCGCCTCGCTTTAACGGGAACCCCGATTGAAAACCGGCTGTTAGATTTATGGTCTATTTTCAACTTCCTGAATCCGGGATATTTGGGGAAAGAAGCCCAGTTTCGCAAAGGGTTTGAAATGCCCATTCAAAAGGATAATGACCCGATTAAATCAACCACGTTGAAACGATTGGTAGAACCCTTTATCCTGCGTCGGGTGAAAACAGACCGTTCGATTATTAAGGATTTGCCGGATAAAGTCGAACAGAAACAATATTGCAACCTTACGAAAGAACAGGCTTCGTTATATGAAGCGGTGGTTAAAGATGTGGCGGAACAGTTAGAAGAAGCCGAAGGGATTCAGCGCAAAGGGTTGATTTTATCGACTCTGATGAAACTCAAGCAAGTTTGTAATCATCCAGCCCAATTTTTACAAGATAACAGTGAGTTTTTACCTTCGCGATCGCATAAATTGGAACGACTCGTGGAGATGGTCGAGGAAGTCATTGCCGAAGGGGGAAGCCTGCTGATTTTCAGCCAATTCACCCAAATTTGTGAGGCATTAGAGAAATACCTCAAACAGACTTTTCATTACAAAACCCACTATCTACATGGGGGAACCCCGCGTGAAAAACGGGAAAAAATGATTGCTGAGTTTCAAGACCCCGAAACCGAACCTTCTATCTTTATTCTGTCCTTAAAAGCTGGGGGGGTGGGGATTACCCTGACGAAAGCCAATCACGTTTTCCACTTCGATCGCTGGTGGAACCCGGCAGTGGAAGATCAAGCTACCGATCGCGCCTTCCGCATTGGACAAGAGAAAAATGTGTTTGTCCATAAATTTATTGCCATAGGAACCCTGGAAGAACGAATCGATCGCACTCTGGAAGATAAAAAGCGTCTCTCCTCGGCGATCGTTGGCAATGATGAATCTTGGCTAACCGAACTGGATAACGACAGTTTCAAACAACTGATTGCCTTAAATAAACAAGCAATTTTGGAGTAA
- a CDS encoding SDR family NAD(P)-dependent oxidoreductase, whose translation MTKPLEGKVTVVTGATRGLGKGIAIGLGEAGATVYITGRSLDPGTGEGQLSGSLRETEAAVEAAGGLCIPVQVDHSDDDQVRSLFDRIQSDFGQIDLLVNNVYAGVQTLMNSQGRPFWESEPSFWDACNNVGLRSHYVTSVLAARMMTPRQQGMICTISSWGGLSYIFGVPYGVGKSGCDRLAADMAVELKPYNVASLSIWPGIVGTEQMSSMADQMAESETDDRQFSGFRERYNWETPLLTGRAIAALAADPTVMQHTGRVQIVAEVAQRYGLVDEDGTSPVSLRSLRFVLPFAVPQLRPYAGLVPNLNLPWSLMLLSRLGSPRLG comes from the coding sequence ATGACTAAACCACTTGAAGGCAAAGTTACGGTTGTCACCGGGGCGACCAGGGGCCTGGGCAAAGGCATCGCTATTGGACTGGGGGAAGCGGGGGCGACGGTGTATATCACCGGGCGGAGTCTGGACCCTGGGACTGGAGAGGGGCAACTTTCCGGGAGTCTGAGAGAGACGGAAGCGGCAGTGGAAGCGGCAGGCGGACTCTGTATTCCGGTTCAGGTGGACCACAGCGATGATGACCAAGTGCGATCGCTGTTTGACCGGATTCAATCGGATTTCGGCCAGATTGACTTATTGGTGAATAATGTATATGCCGGGGTGCAAACCTTAATGAATAGTCAGGGTCGGCCATTTTGGGAGAGTGAACCCAGCTTTTGGGATGCTTGTAACAATGTGGGTTTGCGGAGTCACTATGTGACCAGTGTTTTGGCGGCGCGGATGATGACGCCGCGTCAGCAAGGGATGATTTGTACGATTTCCTCTTGGGGAGGGCTGTCTTATATTTTCGGAGTGCCTTATGGGGTGGGGAAATCCGGTTGCGATCGCCTCGCGGCAGATATGGCAGTGGAACTCAAACCCTACAATGTCGCCTCCCTCTCGATTTGGCCGGGGATTGTGGGAACGGAACAAATGTCCAGTATGGCGGATCAAATGGCCGAAAGTGAGACGGACGATCGCCAATTTTCTGGGTTCCGAGAACGCTACAACTGGGAAACGCCCCTCCTCACCGGACGGGCGATCGCTGCCTTAGCTGCGGACCCCACCGTGATGCAGCATACCGGACGGGTGCAGATTGTGGCAGAAGTGGCGCAACGCTATGGACTGGTCGATGAAGATGGCACTTCCCCGGTATCCTTGAGGTCCCTGCGCTTCGTGCTCCCCTTTGCGGTCCCCCAATTGAGACCTTATGCCGGACTGGTGCCCAATCTGAACCTACCTTGGTCCCTCATGCTGCTGAGTCGGTTGGGTTCACCCCGTTTGGGTTGA
- the arfB gene encoding alternative ribosome rescue aminoacyl-tRNA hydrolase ArfB, which produces MLQISNTVSILENEIQISAVRSQGAGGQNVNKVATAIHLRFDIKASSLPDRYKNRLLSLSDHRITQEGVIIIKSQESRSQLENRQEALMRLQELIKSAVVVPKKRFKSKPTRSSQRKRLDSKTKRGQIKAMRGKVMD; this is translated from the coding sequence ATGCTACAAATTTCCAACACCGTCAGTATCCTAGAAAACGAAATTCAAATTAGTGCAGTTCGTTCTCAAGGGGCGGGGGGGCAAAATGTCAATAAGGTGGCAACCGCGATTCATTTGCGTTTTGATATCAAAGCCTCCTCCCTACCGGACCGTTATAAAAATCGCCTATTGAGTCTCAGCGATCATCGGATTACCCAAGAGGGGGTAATTATTATCAAATCCCAAGAGTCTCGCAGTCAGTTAGAAAACCGCCAGGAAGCCTTGATGCGCTTGCAAGAGTTGATTAAAAGTGCTGTGGTTGTGCCTAAAAAGCGTTTTAAGAGCAAACCCACGCGCAGTTCTCAGCGCAAACGTCTCGATAGCAAAACGAAGCGGGGACAGATTAAAGCGATGAGAGGGAAGGTGATGGATTAA
- a CDS encoding transaldolase family protein codes for MAIYLDSAIASEAELAQKMGWVKGITTNPTLLATSELSPEDTLKKLVTLTSGPLFYQLTASDFDGMVKEGQTARDLIGDRTILKVPATPVGFEVVAHLSPDIPCSVTAIYSAAQAAVAKEAGAKMAIAYVNRATRLLGDGIALVRSMADVLKGSDVEILAASIKSPEEAAASLQAGADHLTLPLAMLRAISSHELSQQTVEEFNHKGIGLTLS; via the coding sequence ATGGCAATTTATTTAGATTCAGCGATCGCCTCCGAAGCAGAACTGGCCCAAAAAATGGGCTGGGTGAAAGGTATCACTACCAATCCAACTTTATTGGCAACCAGTGAGTTATCTCCGGAAGATACCTTAAAAAAATTGGTTACCCTCACATCGGGGCCATTATTTTACCAGCTTACGGCATCGGATTTTGATGGCATGGTCAAAGAAGGCCAAACAGCGCGGGATTTGATTGGCGATCGCACCATTTTAAAGGTTCCAGCCACCCCGGTTGGGTTTGAAGTCGTCGCGCATCTATCTCCAGACATACCTTGTTCCGTAACTGCCATTTATAGTGCCGCCCAAGCAGCCGTAGCAAAGGAAGCGGGGGCAAAAATGGCGATCGCCTACGTCAACCGCGCTACCCGATTATTAGGGGATGGGATTGCCTTAGTGCGATCGATGGCAGATGTTCTAAAAGGCAGCGACGTAGAAATTCTCGCCGCCAGCATTAAATCTCCCGAAGAAGCCGCCGCCTCCTTACAAGCAGGGGCGGATCATTTAACATTACCCCTCGCCATGTTAAGAGCGATTTCCTCCCACGAACTCTCGCAACAAACTGTAGAAGAATTCAATCACAAAGGGATTGGTTTAACTTTATCTTAA
- a CDS encoding 4Fe-4S single cluster domain-containing protein, with the protein MTLLNLAELCPITRSLGPGQRFAIWVQGCCFNCSGCISPDWIPQVAATGVEPRRLAETILSVPGTEGLTVSGGEPMLQAQALSELFELLADVDCSIICYTGFTLEQLQAKSDPEIARVLSQIDVLIDGLYLPELNDNQGWRGSANQRVHFLTPRLLPEASAFSCRRRDVEIHLRNDSALMVGVPPRHFSDTFKQVVDNSL; encoded by the coding sequence ATGACCTTACTGAACTTAGCAGAACTTTGTCCCATCACCCGCAGTCTCGGTCCGGGTCAACGATTTGCGATTTGGGTGCAAGGTTGTTGTTTTAACTGTTCCGGTTGTATCTCTCCGGATTGGATTCCCCAGGTGGCGGCGACTGGGGTGGAACCGCGACGGTTGGCAGAAACCATTTTATCCGTCCCGGGCACTGAAGGATTAACGGTTTCTGGGGGAGAACCGATGTTACAGGCGCAGGCACTCAGTGAATTATTTGAACTTCTGGCCGACGTGGATTGTTCGATTATTTGCTATACCGGGTTTACTTTGGAACAGTTACAGGCGAAGTCCGACCCTGAGATCGCCCGAGTCCTGTCTCAAATTGATGTGTTAATTGATGGACTTTATCTGCCGGAACTCAATGATAACCAAGGGTGGCGCGGTTCTGCAAATCAACGGGTGCATTTTCTCACCCCTCGGTTGTTACCTGAAGCGAGTGCCTTTTCCTGTCGTCGGCGCGATGTGGAAATTCACTTGCGAAATGATTCGGCGTTGATGGTGGGTGTTCCGCCTCGCCATTTCTCTGATACCTTTAAACAGGTCGTTGATAATAGTTTGTAG